From the Toxotes jaculatrix isolate fToxJac2 chromosome 15, fToxJac2.pri, whole genome shotgun sequence genome, one window contains:
- the rpl24 gene encoding 60S ribosomal protein L24 → MKVELCSFSGYKIYPGHGRRYARIDGKVFQFLNAKCESAFLAKRNPRQINWTVLYRRKHKKGQSEEVAKKRTRRAVKFQRAITGASLAEIMAKRNQKPEVRKAQREQAIRAAKEAKKAKQAAKKPAAPSAKATTKAAQKPKIAKPMKVSAPRVGGKR, encoded by the exons ATGAA ggtCGAGTTGTGCAGTTTCAGCGGGTATAAAATATACCCCGGCCATGGCCGCCGATACGCCAGGATAGACGGAAAG GTGTTCCAGTTTTTGAATGCCAAGTGTGAGTCTGCTTTCCTGGCCAAGAGGAACCCCAGACAGATCAACTGGACTGTGCTGTACAGACGCAAGCACAAGAAGGGCCAGTCT GAAGAGGTGGCGAAGAAACGTACCCGCCGCGCAGTCAAATTCCAGAGGGCCATCACTGGGGCCTCCCTGGCTGAGATCATGGCCAAGAGGAACCAGAAGCCCGAGGTCCGCAAGGCCCAGAGGGAGCAGGCCATCAG AGCTGCCAAGGAGGCCAAGAAGGCAAAGCAGGCAGCTAAGAAGCCCGCTGCCCCAAGCGCAAAG GCCACTACTAAGGCTGCACAGAAACCCAAGATCGCCAAGCCTATGAAGGTCAGCGCACCCCGCGTCGGTGGAAAACGCTAA
- the mpc2b gene encoding mitochondrial pyruvate carrier 2b — translation MAALRASYHRILDRIEHILPAKLRPIYNHPAGPKTVFFWAPVFKWGLVVAGLADMTRPAEKLSTSQSAVLTATGLIWSRYSLVIIPKNWNLFAVNFFVGSAGASQLYRIWRYEQDKKAQAKEAAES, via the exons ATGGCTGCGCTCAGAGCGTCCTATCACAGGATCCTGGACAGGATCGAGCACATACTGCCCGCCAAACTGAGACCTATCTACAACCACCCGGCAG gtcctAAAACCGTTTTCTTCTGGGCCCCAGTGTTTAAATGG ggTTTGGTTGTAGCTGGTTTGGCTGACATGACTCGACCAGCAGAAAAACTCAGTACCTCCCAGTCTGCAGTGCTGACAGCCACAG GGCTCATCTGGTCCAGATACTCGTTGGTCATAATCCCGAAGAACTGGAACCTGTTTGCTGTCAACTTCTTTGTCGGCAGCGCGGGAGCCTCCCAGCTCTACAGGATCTGGAG GTACGAGCAGGATAAGAAGGCACAGGCTAAAGAGGCCGCAGAGTCCTGA